In the Clupea harengus chromosome 16, Ch_v2.0.2, whole genome shotgun sequence genome, one interval contains:
- the LOC105908824 gene encoding macrophage mannose receptor 1-like — SLSSCVPRQFHVVKVNKNWTEAQRYCQQEFTDLATIDNMREMEMFNSIMNEADAIKPWIGLKQGSSPKWLWSLADRNFYREDEAEFRNWDSGQSQGANENLAQQQNCIVMGKGNEKWHNRQCGATKPFICYDVNHDTCITTGGNSTHPYVVVTNTNKKWADAQRYCRENHTNLASVRNETENEKIKKVLGDTQEAWIGLFRDAWEWSDGSKSSFRHWGIGEPNYGDSLKGFCVQMVSGQWNDAGCQHDLNFICYEDKLVLVRENKTWKEALQYCREHHVDLVSVTSERIQRWVRGRAKGASSTHVWLGLRRSCNMGFWFWVNGETVCYGNWAPGGKTEPDCQSARVGAVKSGRDGKGEWVMLPETEEHYFICTTEDQ, encoded by the exons AGAAGCTCAGCGCTACTGCCAACAGGAGTTCACTGACCTCGCCACCATAGACAAcatgagggagatggagatgttTAACAGCATAATGAATGAAGCAGATGCTATAAAGCCTTGGATTGGGCTGAAGCAGGGAAGCAGTCCCAAGTGGCTGTGGTCTCTGGCTGACAGGAATTTCTACAGAGAGGATGAGGCAGAGTTCAGGAACTGGGACTCAGGCCAGTCACAAGGAGCTAATGAGAACTTAGCTCAGCAACAGAACTGCATTGTGATGGGAAAAGGAAATGAGAAATGGCACAATAGGCAGTGTGGTGCCACCAAGCCCTTCATCTGCTATGATG TTAACCATGACACGTGCATTACCACAGGGGGAAACTCCACACATCCCTATGTGGTGGTTACTAATACTAATAAGAAATGGGCAGATGCTCAGAGATACTGCAGAGAGAACCACACAAACCTGGCCAGTGTGAGGAATGAGACTGAGAATGAGAAGATAAAAAAGGTCCTAGGGGATACCCAAGAAGCCTGGATTGGCCTGTTCAGAGATGCCTGGGAGTGGTCAGATGGCAGCAAGTCCTCATTCCGCCACTGGGGAATTGGAGAACCCAATTATGGCGACAGTTTGAAAGGGTTCTGTGTTCAAATGGTCAGTGGTCAGTGGAACGATGCAGGCTGTCAGCATGATTTAAACTTTATTTGCTATGAGG ACAAACTGGTTCTGGTTCGTGAGAATAAGACCTGGAAAGAGGCGCTGCAGTACTGCAGAGAGCACCATGTGGACCTGGTGTCTGTGACCTCCGAGCGGATCCAGCGATGGGTGAGGGGGCGGGCTAAAGGAGCCTCCAGTACGCACGTGTGGCTGGGCCTGCGCCGCTCCTGCAACATGGGCTTCTGGTTTTGGGTCAACGGAGAGACGGTCTGCTACGGCAACTGGGCCCCAGGGGGAAAGACAGAGCCGGACTGTCAGAGTGCCAGAGTGGGGGCAGTGAAGTCtggaagagatgggaagggagaGTGGGTCATGCTTCCAGAGACCGAGGAACACTACTTTATCTGCACCACTGAAG ATCAGTAG